A stretch of Armatimonadota bacterium DNA encodes these proteins:
- a CDS encoding leucyl aminopeptidase: MNAKPIPAPIFSSSAEALVYGRFQDEPLSESLTQLDAALDGAIGQMGDKELPGKKHAVTVLTPLGRISAKRIAIVGLGKQADLDPRTLTHAATVAVRELKDKGIAEVAIDLPGDPRLIVEGAYMALFEPDAYHKERKTTTISTLCFANANESEVEKGRIVGEAINFCRTLVNEPANSLTPTALADQAQQAAERSGLSLTVLDEDDMHRLGMCCLLAVGRGSEKRAKLIVMSHRPNPDQPYKLALVGKGVTFDTGGISIKPTEGMGAMKGDMAGAAATIAAMEAIGRLNLPINVLGVAPAVENMPDGAAYRPGDVIKAMNGKTVEIITTDAEGRLALADALTFAARQGAERIVDLATLTGAVGIALGPYATGAMTNNPELLELVRSAGESVGERIWELPAWDDYSQLIKSPIADLKNASANRRAGAIAGGVFLKEFVEDRPWVHLDIASTATVGEHQPGMAQGPSGVPVRALVRLAESLV; this comes from the coding sequence CTTAGCGAGAGTCTGACCCAGCTCGACGCCGCGCTGGACGGCGCCATCGGTCAGATGGGCGACAAAGAACTTCCCGGCAAGAAGCACGCTGTAACCGTCCTCACACCTCTCGGTCGAATCTCCGCCAAACGAATCGCCATAGTCGGACTCGGTAAGCAAGCCGACCTAGACCCAAGAACCCTCACCCACGCGGCGACCGTCGCCGTTCGCGAGCTGAAAGACAAGGGCATCGCCGAAGTCGCCATCGATCTCCCGGGCGATCCTCGCTTGATCGTCGAAGGCGCCTACATGGCGCTGTTCGAGCCCGATGCCTATCACAAGGAACGCAAGACGACCACCATCTCGACGCTCTGCTTCGCCAACGCGAACGAATCGGAAGTTGAAAAGGGCCGCATCGTCGGCGAAGCGATCAACTTCTGCCGAACCTTGGTCAACGAGCCTGCAAACAGCCTAACGCCGACCGCTCTGGCCGATCAAGCCCAGCAAGCCGCCGAGCGATCCGGGCTCAGCCTGACGGTGTTGGACGAAGACGACATGCACCGGCTGGGTATGTGCTGTCTGCTCGCTGTCGGTCGCGGATCCGAAAAGCGTGCCAAGCTGATCGTTATGAGCCATCGCCCAAATCCCGACCAGCCCTATAAGCTCGCGCTGGTCGGCAAGGGAGTTACCTTCGACACGGGCGGCATCTCCATCAAACCGACCGAAGGCATGGGAGCCATGAAGGGCGATATGGCCGGCGCGGCCGCAACCATCGCCGCTATGGAGGCCATCGGGCGCCTCAATCTGCCTATAAACGTTCTGGGCGTCGCCCCCGCGGTCGAAAACATGCCCGACGGCGCCGCCTATCGCCCGGGCGACGTGATCAAAGCGATGAACGGCAAAACCGTCGAAATCATCACTACCGATGCCGAAGGCCGCCTTGCCCTCGCCGATGCCCTCACCTTTGCCGCCAGGCAAGGCGCCGAACGAATAGTAGACCTGGCCACCCTCACAGGCGCGGTCGGCATTGCGCTCGGCCCCTATGCTACGGGCGCAATGACCAACAACCCAGAACTGCTCGAACTCGTCCGCTCGGCAGGAGAATCGGTCGGCGAGCGCATTTGGGAACTTCCCGCGTGGGACGACTACTCTCAACTTATCAAAAGCCCCATCGCCGATCTCAAGAACGCCTCTGCCAATCGACGCGCAGGAGCCATTGCCGGCGGCGTCTTCCTAAAGGAGTTCGTCGAGGACCGACCCTGGGTGCATCTTGACATCGCCTCGACAGCGACCGTCGGCGAGCACCAGCCAGGAATGGCCCAAGGACC